The DNA sequence AGGTTCAGGCCGCGTGCTGCTCCTGGCTCGGCAGCCGCGCGGCGCGCCAGCGGTAGAACGCGATGCCGGCGCTGGTGCGGTTCAGGCCCTCGGCCTCGGCGAGCGCCTGCGCGAAGTTCAGCGGCAGGGCTTCGACGCCAACCTGATCGAACAGTGACCACAGGCGCTCGGTCACGTTGGGCTGCTTAGCGGGCTGGGTGGCGTCCTTCGACATGGCGGCTCCGATGAAGTGTGGCTACGGGACCGCCAGTGTGTTTTCGTCGATGAGGCGAGGTCTACGAACGTCACACGAGCGCAGAGGGACTCTGCCGCAGCAGGGCGGCCGGCCAGTGCGGCGAGGCGGGCAGGGTGCAGGCGCCGTGCGCTGCGGCTGACGCCAGCGCTGACACGGCGCCTGCAAAGCAAAAGGCACCTAGCGGACGATGCGCGCTAAGTGCCTGCTGCGTAGGAGAAAATTTGGTGGCGCTTCAGGGATTCGAACCCCGGACCTGCGGATTATGATTCCGTCGCTCTAACCGACTGAGCTAAAGCGCCAAGAGCCCGCGATTATAGCGTGGTTTGTCCGGTCCTTGGCAAGCCCCCTGCCGGCGCTCCTGTGGGCGGGGGCGGTGCCACATGCGGTTTTCAACCAACCTAAGGCGAAATCGTTCGTTCGCGGCGGCGTCGCGTCCCTCTATCGTTCGCTCCTGTCATCACGGTATGGACCAGCCACAGGGAGCTTCAATGAACGTCGTCGGCTTGCTCGCCCGTCCGTCATTCCCGTCCCCCCAGGTGCCGGGGCACTCGCTGCCCGACGTCCTGGGCCTGGCATCTCGCGCGGCGTCCTGCATGCCGGCCGGCCGATGTTCCTGATGCCCTGATACCCGTCACCGGGTTGTCTCCTCGGCGCCTCGCGCGCCGTTCCGCTCCCTCGCTGCACAGACCGATTCCGGGGTTCGCCACGCGTGGCGAGGGAGCTTCTTTTTTCTCATACGGCAGGGAGGAAAGCATCATGGATCGATCGAACGCCACGACGCCGCCGGAAGCGGCTTCGCGCCGCCGCTGGCTGCACAACGTGGCCGCGGTGCTGTCGGTCACGATCGCCGCGTTCGCGTCGGGTGCCGCCGTGGCGCAGCCGGCTGCGCAGCTGCGCATCGGCTACCAGAAGTCGGCCAGCCTGCTGGTGCTGCTGAAGTCGCGCCAGACGCTGGAGCAACGGCTCGCGCCGCTGGGGTTGAAGGTCCGGTGGGTGGAGTTCCCCGCCGGGCCGCAGCTGCTCGAAGGGCTGAACGTCGGTTCGGTGGACCTGGGCTACGTGGGCGAGGCGCCGCCCATCTTCGCGCAGGCCGCGGGCGCGGACTTCGTCTATGTCGGCCATGACCCGGCCGCACCTCAGGCCGAGGCCATCCTGGTGCCGAAGGACTCGCCGCTGCGCACGGTGGCCGACCTGAAGGGCAAGAAGATCGCGCTCAACAAGGGCTCCAACGTGCACTACCTGCTGGTGCGCCTGCTGGAGGAGCACGGGCTGACCTACCGCGACGTGCAGCCGGTGTTCCTCGCGCCGGCCGATGCGCGGGCGGCCTTCGAGCGCGGCAGCGTCGATGCCTGGGCGATCTGGGATCCTTTCCTCGCGGCTGCGGAAAAGCAGGTCGACGCCCGCGTGCTGGCCGACGGTACCGGGGTGGTGAAGAACTACGCCTACTACCTCGCCGCGCGGCGCTTTGCCGAGCAGCACCAGGAGGCGATTGCCGTGCTGTTCGAGGAGCTGGTGGCGCAGGGCCGCTGGCTCAAGGCCCACCCGAAGGAGGCCGCGCAGCTGATCGCGCCGCTGCAGGGGCTGGACCCGGAGGTGGTCGAGCGCAGCCTGTCCCGCTACAGCTTCGGCGTGGTGCCGGTGTCGCCCGAGGTGGCGGCCGAGCAGCAGCGCATCGCCGACGTGTTCCTGGACCTGAAGCTGATCCCCCGGCCGATCCGCATCGTCGACGCGCTGCCGCGCACCGCGACGGCGTCGGCGCGCTGAACCGCACGGCAAGGAGATCCACCATGGACGATCGCCATACGTTCACGCGCCGCCGGCTGCTGGCCGGCACCGCCGCCTCGCTTGCACTCGTCGCCACGGGCGTGCGCGCCGCAGCGGCTCCGAAGGAGCTGCGCATCGGCTTCCAGAAAGGTTCGCTGAACCTGCTGCTGCTCAAGCAGCGCGGCCTGCTGGAACAACGCCTGCCCGACACGCGGGTGTCGTGGACCGAGTTCCCCGCCGGGCCGCAGCTGCTCGAGGGGCTCGCGGTGGGCAGCATCGACTTCGGCGCCACCGGCGATTCGCCGCCGGTGTTCGCGCAGGCGGCCGGCAAGGACCTGCTGTACGTCGGCGCCGAGCCGCCCAAGCCGGACAGCTCGGCCCTGCTGGTGCGCCAGGACTCGGGCCTGAACGCGCTGGCCGACCTGAAGGGCCGCAAGATCGCCTTGCAGAAGGGCTCGAGCGCGCACTACCTGCTGGTGCAGATCGTGCGCAAGGCCGGGCTGCAGTGGTCCGACATCACGCCGGTCTACCTGGCACCGGCCGACGCGCGCGCGGCCTTCGAGCGCGGCAGCGTCGACGGCTGGGTGATCTGGGACCCGTACTACGCGGCCGCCGAGGTGGGTGGCGGCGTGCGCGTGCTGGTCACGAGCCGCGGGCTGACCGGCAACCACACCTTCTACCTCGCCGCGCGCGGCTTCGCGAGCCGGCATCCCGGGACGCTGACCGTGCTGTTCGACGGCCTGACCGAGGCCGACGCCTACGCGCAGGCGCACCGCCAGGAAACCGCGCAGCTGTACGCGCAGGTCACCGGCCTGCCGGTGGACACGGTGCTGCGCGTGCTGGCGCGGCGCAACCCCTCGCCGGTCGCACCGCTGACGCCCGAGCTGGTGGCCGAGCAGCAGCGCGTGGCCGATGCCTTCCGCGAGCTGGGACTGATCCCGCGCCGCATCGAGGTGGCGCAGGCCGTCTGGCAGCCCGCCGGCAACCCGGCGGCGCATCGCGCCGGTTGATCCGTTCATCGAACGTTGCAGGAGGAGGACGTGACGCCATGAAAGTCTTCTGGTTCATCCCCACGCACGGCGATTCGCGCTACCTGGGCACGGCCCGGGGCGCGCGCGCCGCGACCTACGACTACTTCAAGCAGGTGGCCGTCGCGGCCGACAGCCTGGGCTATGAAGGCGTGCTGATTCCCACCGGGCGGTCCTGCGAGGACTCCTGGGTGCTCGCGTCGAGCCTGATCGGCGCGACGCGCCGGCTCAAGTTCCTGGTGGCGCTGCGCCCGGGCCTGATGCAGCCGGCCCAGACGGCGCGCATGGCCGCGACGCTGGACCGCCTCAGCGGCGGGCGACTGCTGGTGAACCTCGTCACCGGCGGCGATCCCGAGGAGCTCGAGGGCGACGGCCTGTTCCTCGACCATGCCGAACGCTACGAGCTGTCGCGCGAGTTCCTGACGATCTGGCGCGAGATCCTGGCGCGCAGCCACGACGGGCAGGACTTCGACTTCGAAGGCAAGTACCTGCAGGTCAAGGGCGCCAAGGCGCTGTTCCCGCCGGTCAGCCGCCCGTACCCGCCGCTGTTCTTCGGCGGCTCGTCGGAGGCGGCGCACGAGCTGGCCGCGCAGCAGCTCGACACCTACCTCACCTGGGGCGAGCCGCCTGCGGCGGTGGCCGGGAAGATCGCCGACGTCAAGCAGCGCGCCGCGCGCTACGGGCGCACGCTGCAGTACGGCATCCGCCTGCACGTGATCGTGCGCGAGACCGAGGAGGCGGCGTGGCAGGCAGCGGCCGAGCTGGTGTCGCACCTCGACGACCGCGTGATCGCCGCAGCGCAGGAGAAGTTCGCCCGCATGGACTCGGTCGGCCAGCGCCGGATGGCCGAGCTGCACCGCGGGCGCTTCAACCGCGACAACGTGCGCGAAGGGCTGGAGATCTCCCCCAACCTGTGGGCCGGGGTCGGCCTGGTGCGCGGCGGGGCCGGCACGGCGCTGGTGGGCAACCCGCAGCAGGTCGCCGAGCGCCTGAAGGAATACGCCGACCTGGGGCTGTCGCACTTCATCCTCTCCGGCTACCCGCACCTGGAGGAGGCGTACCGCTTTGCCGAGCTGGTGTTTCCGCTGCTGCCGTTGCAGCATGGCGACGGGCAGGCGCCGCAGCGCGTGCTGACCGGGCCGTTCGGCGAGATCGTCGCCAACAGCATCGTGCCGGGCCAGGCCGCCCCGCAGGTCAGCGCGAGCTGAGTCATCGCAGGAGTCGTCATGACCGAAGCCATCCGCAGCCTGGACCACATCCAGTTGCCCATCCCGCCGCGCACCGCGCCGGTCGCGCGCGCCTTCTACGAAGGCCTGCTGGGCCTGAAGGAGGTGCGCGACCCGGGGCTGGACTACCCCGGGGTGCTGCGCTATTCGCTCGGCTGGCAGCGCCTGGACCTCAGCGAGGGCTACTACACCGGCGTCGCGCCGCAGGCGCACCTGGCGCTGCGCGTGGTCGACGTCGCGCGCCTGGCCGACGCGCTGGAAGCGGCCGGCCACCGCGTCGACCGCTCGGCCTTCACCGACGGCCGCGTCTACGTGGAAGACCCGTTCGGCAACCGGCTCGAGCTGGTCGAGCCGCCCTCAACCTCGATCGACACTCCGGTCCGCGCCCATGTCCAAGACCTCCTCATCGCCGTCTGACGCGGCCTGGCGCGCCCGCCTGCACCGCGGGCTTGCCTGGCTGGTGCCCGTGCTGGTCCTCGTCGCCTGGGAGCTCTCGGCACGTGCCGGCTGGCTGTCCAGCCGCGTGCTGCCCGAGCCGTGGGCGGTGATCACCGCCTTCTGGGCGCTCGCCACCTCGGGTGAACTGTGGACGCACGTCTCGGTCAGCACCGGCCGCGCCTTCGCGGGGCTGGCGATCGGCGGCGGACTGGGCCTGGCGCTGGGCCTGCTGACCGGCACCTTCCGCATCGCCGAGACGCTGCTCGACTCGACGCTGCAGATGGTGCGCAACATCCCCGCGCTGGCACTGATCCCGCTGGTCATCCTGTGGTTCGGCATCGACGAGGCGGCCAAGCTGTTCCTCGTCGCGGTGGGGGTGTTCTTCCCGGTCTACCTCAACACCTTCCACGGCATCCGCTCGGTGGACCGCGGCCTGATCGAGATGGCGCGCAGCTACGGGCTCAAGGGCTGGTCGCTGTACCGCGAGGTGATCCTGCCCGGCGCGCTGCCGTCCATCCTGGTGGGGCTGCGCTTCTCGCTGGGGCTGATGTGGGTGCTGCTGATCGTGGCCGAGACCATCTCGGCTCAGGAGGGGATCGGCTACATGACGATGAACGCGCGCGAGTTCCTGCAGACCGACGTGGTGGTCGTGGGCATCCTGCTCTACGCCCTGCTCGGCAAGCTGGCCGACGTGCTGGCCAAGGCGCTGGAGCGCTGGTGGTTGCGCTGGCATCCTGGCTACCGCAGCGCCGCGGCATGAGGAGAGGGCGATGCATGTGACCAACGAACTGGAGCTGCCGGTGTTCCTGGACCGCACCGCCGCCGACCCTGTCGCCGCG is a window from the Caldimonas thermodepolymerans genome containing:
- a CDS encoding sulfonate ABC transporter substrate-binding protein, whose protein sequence is MDRSNATTPPEAASRRRWLHNVAAVLSVTIAAFASGAAVAQPAAQLRIGYQKSASLLVLLKSRQTLEQRLAPLGLKVRWVEFPAGPQLLEGLNVGSVDLGYVGEAPPIFAQAAGADFVYVGHDPAAPQAEAILVPKDSPLRTVADLKGKKIALNKGSNVHYLLVRLLEEHGLTYRDVQPVFLAPADARAAFERGSVDAWAIWDPFLAAAEKQVDARVLADGTGVVKNYAYYLAARRFAEQHQEAIAVLFEELVAQGRWLKAHPKEAAQLIAPLQGLDPEVVERSLSRYSFGVVPVSPEVAAEQQRIADVFLDLKLIPRPIRIVDALPRTATASAR
- a CDS encoding sulfonate ABC transporter substrate-binding protein, with protein sequence MDDRHTFTRRRLLAGTAASLALVATGVRAAAAPKELRIGFQKGSLNLLLLKQRGLLEQRLPDTRVSWTEFPAGPQLLEGLAVGSIDFGATGDSPPVFAQAAGKDLLYVGAEPPKPDSSALLVRQDSGLNALADLKGRKIALQKGSSAHYLLVQIVRKAGLQWSDITPVYLAPADARAAFERGSVDGWVIWDPYYAAAEVGGGVRVLVTSRGLTGNHTFYLAARGFASRHPGTLTVLFDGLTEADAYAQAHRQETAQLYAQVTGLPVDTVLRVLARRNPSPVAPLTPELVAEQQRVADAFRELGLIPRRIEVAQAVWQPAGNPAAHRAG
- the ssuD gene encoding FMNH2-dependent alkanesulfonate monooxygenase, producing MKVFWFIPTHGDSRYLGTARGARAATYDYFKQVAVAADSLGYEGVLIPTGRSCEDSWVLASSLIGATRRLKFLVALRPGLMQPAQTARMAATLDRLSGGRLLVNLVTGGDPEELEGDGLFLDHAERYELSREFLTIWREILARSHDGQDFDFEGKYLQVKGAKALFPPVSRPYPPLFFGGSSEAAHELAAQQLDTYLTWGEPPAAVAGKIADVKQRAARYGRTLQYGIRLHVIVRETEEAAWQAAAELVSHLDDRVIAAAQEKFARMDSVGQRRMAELHRGRFNRDNVREGLEISPNLWAGVGLVRGGAGTALVGNPQQVAERLKEYADLGLSHFILSGYPHLEEAYRFAELVFPLLPLQHGDGQAPQRVLTGPFGEIVANSIVPGQAAPQVSAS
- a CDS encoding VOC family protein, encoding MTEAIRSLDHIQLPIPPRTAPVARAFYEGLLGLKEVRDPGLDYPGVLRYSLGWQRLDLSEGYYTGVAPQAHLALRVVDVARLADALEAAGHRVDRSAFTDGRVYVEDPFGNRLELVEPPSTSIDTPVRAHVQDLLIAV
- the ssuC gene encoding aliphatic sulfonate ABC transporter permease SsuC, producing MSKTSSSPSDAAWRARLHRGLAWLVPVLVLVAWELSARAGWLSSRVLPEPWAVITAFWALATSGELWTHVSVSTGRAFAGLAIGGGLGLALGLLTGTFRIAETLLDSTLQMVRNIPALALIPLVILWFGIDEAAKLFLVAVGVFFPVYLNTFHGIRSVDRGLIEMARSYGLKGWSLYREVILPGALPSILVGLRFSLGLMWVLLIVAETISAQEGIGYMTMNAREFLQTDVVVVGILLYALLGKLADVLAKALERWWLRWHPGYRSAAA